A window from Drosophila nasuta strain 15112-1781.00 chromosome 3, ASM2355853v1, whole genome shotgun sequence encodes these proteins:
- the LOC132792028 gene encoding small integral membrane protein 8, with amino-acid sequence MSDKPNQNPGEGIRSMRSTSVFRLINFELYTKPNKIIMGIGLIAVTGVFGYIAYMRHKYEDLGYYVAVKENGREEFVKKKSNWET; translated from the exons ATGAGTGACAAGCCAAATCAAAATCCCGGAGAGGGCATTCGCTCCATGCGAAGCACCAGCGTTTTTCGACTGATTAATTTTGAGCTGTATACAAAGCCG AACAAAATTATAATGGGTATAGGCCTGATAGCCGTAACTGGAGTCTTTGGCTATATTGCCTATATGCGTCACAAGTATGAAGATCTTGGTTACTATGTGGCGGTCAAGGAAAATGGACGTGAGGAATTTGTTAAAAAGAAATCCAATTgggaaacataa
- the LOC132794350 gene encoding syntaxin-12-like isoform X1, producing the protein MSQALINPRTRRDYGATSSVIPEANSATISSSNSEFDSLSEEICYNINVMHSSTKQLEKQLKLVSTAKNLLAFDKNILSINTIDTNERIQITSQNLQRLQTVAQKGDRQQKRQMDNIKLDFQTVLEKYSKQQKLISEAMRQSYQKAAEAEREAELSEKTYQLQEQRQEQAELERQHDLLVERGRRVEQLEADILDVNYIMKKLSGMVEEQREVVDAIAINVEETAENAEKGVSALQNTVVSQSKRRRTVLIILLIVVLIALIVIGIIVSKLK; encoded by the exons ATGTCGCAGGCATTGATCAATCCTAGAACACGGCGGGATTATGGCGCCACATCAAGTGTTATTCCCGAGGCGAATTCGGCGACCATTTCGAGTTCTAACTCTGAATTTGACTCACTCAGCGAAGAAATCTGTTACAATATAAACGTTATGCACAGCAGCACAAAGCAACtagaaaaacaattgaaattagtTAGCACCGCCAAAAATTTATTAGCGTTTGACAAAAATATACTCAGCATTAACACCATTGACACCAATGAACGCATCCAGATCACCAGTCAAAATCTGCAACGTCTGCAGACGGTGGCGCAAAAAGGCGATCGCCAGCAAAAACGTCAAATGGACAACATTAAGCTTGACTTTCAGACAGTTCTCGAGAAATATTCAAAGCAACAGAAACTTATCTCGGAGGCTATGCGACAGAGCTACCAAAAGGCTGCCGAGGCGGAACGTGAGGCAGAGTTGTCTGAGAAAACATATCAGTTGCAGGAACAGCGTCAGGAGCAGGCTGAACTCGAGAGGCAGCATGATTTGCTCGTGGAGCGTGGACGGCGAGTGGAGCAACTTGAGGCGGATATTCTGGATGTGAATTATATAATGAAAAAGTTAAGCGGTATGGTGGAGGAGCAGCGCGAGGTGGTGG ATGCTATTGCAATCAATGTAGAGGAAACAGCTGAGAATGCGGAGAAGGGAGTCAGTGCTCTACAAAATACGGTTGTTAGCCAAAGTAAACGTCGACGTACAGTACTGATAATATTATTGATTGTTGTGTTAATAGCTTTAATTGTAATAGGCATCATAGTCagcaaattaaagtaa
- the LOC132794351 gene encoding serine/arginine repetitive matrix protein 1 translates to MMFTGTNQQQDTRFSDKEKKLMKQMKFGDCLNKRVDMSKVKLDVLRPWISKKITDILHIEDDVVVEFVYNQLEEEKYPCPKKMQINMTGFLNGRNARQFMGELWALLLSAQDSDSGIPAEFIQQKKDEILKREEEQKQRQQRQRDLSRSRSRSRSHSRSRDKQRQRHDRSKSRSRSRSAPKLANNGSNNSGPAAPINSAAREAAANAAARLRKRGAGSPSSAASRERRSSRRRSRSRSRSPRSTQRGASSTDAPKALNGRHSVQKSSPAAVASKSKSKAKSRSRSRSRSTRSRSRSRKASPAARSRSSSRSSVRSNNNNRRRRSSRSRASSISLSPERQQDQHFEHRRNKNSVQNKRQYRNNRDGSASSMERGDGRARQFGGAGRGGDGGGGGGRRPPPHGRRGFSPRGRSPMRQDNGGGGGRFQRSNSRRRSRSRMLSRSPMRYSRSPRRFNNRRRSPPMHFRGGGGGGGRGGRGGGGGGANHRNMWQQQQQHRGVSPNQRGGGGGRIHWQARHNSPNGRRFDRRQSPPGGNQPRFSRDRRPSPGPGGQGQGQQFRKQFSPVRRFDRRGSPPQSNFSRWDQHHEQRGTMGGPRNQPQQRMARSSSGSASPVQRRQQQQQHQRSVSPMPRRRSRSRSRSSGRPAKRSRSRSRSRSRSPRSRSRSTSRPAPPQRRRSSPAAARRSVEYAGPAVNTIDLCREEPQSQTAQQPQPAAAVRKFESQTAPQAAAAQQAPQTAQPKSQSVHRSLASLSRTPSPFLKSHERSALAASAPKNKTRDNNNSQSSSSDSSDSDDSDDEEQQKVQQQQKRRENRRSANASKSLKSKSASENRAGKRKPSRSSGSSSSSEHSDDDSSGDERTKKKLQSKRKEESSTVSKAGEKDKDKRRGGDKKLQRSTSSAEQPAEEKQRHSLDRSRKRSHKKSRGGGEASDSDDERVAKKKRKKSKKVAESSDSDSASEADSSSKKKKHKKHKKHSKKSKKHKKHKRKSSASNKHRQDSSSQNSSDDDDEETATAAASAGKRNGKLPLMLTGGPGINEDLEKQLRERALKSMKKLD, encoded by the exons ATGATGTTCACG gGCACTAATCAGCAGCAGGACACGCGCTTCAGCGACAAGGAAAAGAAGCTGAtgaagcaaatgaaatttggcGACTGCCTTAATAAGCGCGTGGACATGTCCAAAGTGAAACTGGATGTGCTGCGTCCATGGATTAGCAAAAAGATAACCGATATTCTGCACATTGAGGACGATGTCGTTGTGGAGTTTGTCTACAATCAGCTAGAAGAAGAGAAATATCCCTGCccaaagaaaatgcaaattaacaTGACTGGCTTCCTCAATGGACGCAATGCCCGCCAATTTATGGGCGAACTCTGGGCACTGCTGCTGTCCGCACAGGACAGCGATAGCGGAATACCCGCCGAATTTATACAGCAAAAGAAGGATGAGATACTCAAGCGCGAGGAGGAGCaaaagcaacggcagcagcgtCAACGTGATCTCTCACGTTCTCGCTCCCGTTCACGCTCCCATTCGCGTTCCCGCGACAAACAGCGACAACGCCACGATCGATCCAAGTCTCGTTCGCGTTCCCGCTCTGCGCCCAAGCTGGCCAACAATGGCAGTAACAACAGTGGCCCAGCGGCACCTATTAACAGTGCAGCCAGAGAAGCTGCCGCTAATGCTGCCGCACGTCTGCGAAAGCGTGGCGCAGGCTCTCCGAGTTCAG CAGCGTCCAGAGAGCGTCGATCGAGCCGGCGGCGCTCACGGTCCCGTTCACGATCTCCACGTTCCACGCAGCGTGGCGCGTCCTCGACTGATGCGCCAAAGGCTTTGAATGGCCGTCACTCGGTGCAGAAGTCATCACCAGCTGCGGTTGCATCTAAATCCAAATCAAAGGCCAAATCGCGCTCACGTTCGCGGTCGCGTTCAACTCGCAGTCGCTCCAG ATCCCGCAAAGCATCGCCTGCAGCAAGATCCCGCAGTTCCTCACGCTCCTCGgtgcgcagcaacaacaataatcgaCGTCGTCGCAGCTCACGGTCGCGTGCAAGCAGCATCTCGTTGTCACCGGAACGCCAACAGGATCAACACTTTGAGCATCGCCGCAACAAGAATAGTGTGCAGAATAAGCGACAGTATCGCAATAATCGTGACGGTTCCGCCAGCTCCATGGAGCGTGGCGATGGACGTGCGCGACAATTTGGTGGCGCTGGACGCGGAGGTGATggcggtggaggaggaggacgacGACCGCCACCGCATGGCAGACGTGGCTTCTCGCCACGCGGACGCAGCCCGATGCGACAAGATAATGGCGGTGGCGGAGGACGCTTTCAACGCTCCAATTCGCGACGTCGCTCGCGTTCCCGCATGCTTTCCAGATCGCCCATGCGCTACTCCAGATCACCTAGGCG CTTTAACAATAGACGACGTTCGCCGCCCATGCATTTCCgtggtggtggcggcggcggaggACGTGGTGGTCGTggaggcggcggtggcggtgccAACCATCGCAATatgtggcaacagcagcagcagcatcgcgGCGTGAGTCCCAATCAGCGGGGCGGTGGCGGTGGACGCATTCACTGGCAGGCCAGACACAATAGTCCCAATGGCAGACGCTTCGATCGTCGCCAATCGCCACCGGGTGGCAATCAACCTCGTTTCTCGCGCGATCGTCGCCCATCGCCGGGTCCCGGAGGTCAAGGTCAGGGACAGCAGTTCCGCAAGCAGTTTTCGCCCGTGCGTCGCTTCGATAGACGCGGTTCGCCGCCGCAGAGCAACTTTAGTCGCTGGGATCAGCATCACGAGCAGCGTGGTACAATGGGAGGTCCACGGAATCAGCCACAGCAGCGAATGGCACGCTCCAGCTCCGGCAGCGCCAGTCCAGTGCAGCgtcgccaacaacaacagcagcatcagcgcAGCGTTAGTCCAATGCCCCGGCGACGCAGTCGTAGTCGCAGTCGCTCCAGCGGACGACCCGCAAAgcgtagtcgtagtcgtagtcgcaGTCGTAGCCGGAGTCCGCGTAGTCGCAGTCGCTCCACATCGCGTCCAGCGCCGCCACAGCGCAGACGTTCCAGTCCGGCGGCCGCACGTCGTTCGGTGGAATACGCTGGACCGGCTGTCAACACCATTGATCTCTGTCGCGAGGAGCCGCAGTCACAAACGGCACAGCAGCCTCAGCCGGCGGCGGCAGTGCGTAAATTCGAGTCTCAAACGGCGCcccaagcagcagctgcacaaCAGGCACCACAGACGGCACAGCCAAAGTCGCAGTCGGTGCATCGCAGTCTGGCCAGCTTGTCGCGCACTCCATCGCCGTTCCTTAAGTCGCATGAGCGCAGCGCTTTGGCTGCTTCCGCCCCAAAGAACAAGACGcgcgacaacaataacagtcAAAGCAGCAGCTCCGATAGCTCGGACAGCGATGACAGCGACGACGAGGAGCAACAAaaggtgcagcagcagcaaaagcgtCGAGAGAATCGACGTTCGGCAAACGCCAGCAAAAGCTTAAAGTCCAAATCTGCATCCGAGAACAGAGCGGGCAAGCGAAAACCGTCGCGTAGctctggcagcagcagcagcagtgagcACAGCGATGACGACAGCAGCGGTGATGAGCGGACCAAAAAGAAGTTGCAATCCAAGCGTAAAGAGGAATCCTCGACTGTTAGCAAGGCTGGTGAAAAGGACAAGGATAAGCGACGCGGCGGTGACAAGAAACTGCAACGCAGCACGTCCAGCGCTGAGCAACCAGCGGAGGAGAAGCAGCGTCACAGTCTGGACCGCAGTCGCAAGCGTAGTCATAAGAAATCTCGTGGTGGTGGCGAAGCCAGTGATTCGGATGACGAGCGGGTGGCCAAAAAGAAACGCAAGAAGTCGAAAAAGGTAGCGGAATCAAGCGATAGCGATTCTGCATCAGAGGCTGATTCGTCGtccaagaaaaagaaacacaagAAACATAAGAAGCATAGCAAGAAGAGCAAAAAGCATAAGAAGCATAAGCGAAAGAGCAGCGCAAGCAATAAGCATCGCCAAGACAGCAGCTCCCAGAATAGTagcgacgatgatgatgaagagaCGGCAACGGCGGCAGCATCAGCGGGTAAAAGGAATGGCAAGCTGCCGCTGATGTTGACCGGGGGACCGGGCATCAATGAGGATCTGGAGAAACAGTTGCGCGAGCGAGCACTGAAATCCATGAAAAAGTTGGACTGA
- the LOC132792017 gene encoding eukaryotic translation initiation factor 2A yields MAAAADGAVPTLAIRSSVAVELWSSAGAKQPFEHKPNLPREETKSSRSICFSPDGRYFAYSNGVEVKVLSVPTSNTGNLNWPVQCSLPRPKAFYLKFSPRGNFLCTWEHYAITKDRPEGAANLLVYDVATGKEVFAIVQKNQTDWQPSWSSDESIFALVVGGEALFYDLAAGPVDGFATTSRKIGGSRGGMLSLGPGNCPPYLAFYTPGAKGAPSMCKLYKYPALGQQQSVACKSFFQADRVEMLWNKRGSGLLLLTSTEVDKSGASYYGNQAVHFMATKGDTCSVPLSKEGPVHCVKWSPKANEFVVVYGFMPSKAALYNLKCDVIFDFGEGPRNCAYFNPFGNLIVLGGFGNLPGAVEVWDVSKREKIANLKCADTTHFEWHPNGEWFVTATTAPRLRISNGFKVYHYSGALLHETLWPQGQELLGIEWQAFADNTFAEPKITKAKHEGIKSSQPEASKKAYTPPHLRLLKEGKNPEKYLPQSTLVPGLSATAGGAAPGAGANKNKKKNNNNGSNRPKGTNRREAGDATPPDAAAPSESLGQQQTANHFGESPRRQAPNRQQRQLPRHLQQQQQQQPQQDQHPVEFGTPRHQHANGNVGGYNSSNTTGNGGNNNSDKDRKIRSVAKKLSDIKKLKSRQSQGETLELNQLNKIEMEARYLEELKALKLSA; encoded by the exons ATGGCTGCGGCTGCGGACGGTGCTGTTCCTACCCTTGCAA TTCGCTCTAGCGTGGCTGTTGAGCTGTGGTCGTCAGCTGGTGCAAAACAGCCATTCGAACACAAGCCCAATTTGCCGCGAGAGGAGACGAAAAGTTCACGTTCGATCTGCTTCAGTCCGGATGGACGATACTTTGCCTACTCGAATGGCGTTGAGGTGAAGGTTCTGAGTGTGCCAACTTCCAACACTGGCAATCTCAATTGGCCAGTTCAGTGTTCTCTGCCGCGTCCAAAGGCCTTCTATCTGAAGTTCTCGCCGCGCGGCAATTTTCTGTGCACTTGGGAACATTATGCCATTACCAAGGATCGTCCCGAGGGTGCTGCCAATCTGCTCGTTTATGATGTTGCCACTGGCAAAGAGGTTTTTGCCATTGTACAAAAGAATCAAACGGATTGGCAGCCATCCTGGTCATCGGATGAATCGATCTTTGCCTTAGTCGTTGGCGGCGAAGCGCTATTTTATGATTTAGCCGCTGGTCCCGTCGACGGCTTTGCCACAACATCACGCAAAATTGGCGGCAGTCGCGGCGGCATGTTATCTCTCGGTCCCGGCAATTGTCCACCCTATCTGGCCTTCTATACGCCCGGCGCCAAGGGCGCCCCATCCATGTGCAAGCTGTACAAGTATCCGGCACtaggacaacaacaaagcgttGCCTGCAAGAGTTTCTTCCAAGCAGATCGCGTAGAGATGCTCTGGAATAAGCGTGGCAGTGGACTGTTGTTGCTTACCAGCACAGAGGTGGACAAAAGCGGTGCCTCGTACTATGGCAACCAGGCGGTGCATTTTATGGCTACCAAAGGTGACACCTGCTCGGTGCCCCTATCCAAGGAGGGCCCTGTGCATTGCGTGAAATGGAGCCCCAAGGCTAATGAGTTTGTGGTCGTTTATGGATTTATGCCGTCAAAGGCGGCGCTCTACAATCTCAAGTGCGATGTTATCTTTGACTTTGGGGAGGGACCCCGTAATTGTGCCTATTTCAATCCATTTGGTAACCTCATTGTGCTGGGCGGTTTTGGTAATCTCCCCGGAGCCGTTGAAGTCTGGGATGTGAGCAAGCGAGAGAAGATTGCCAATCTGAAGTGTGCGGATACCACACACTTCGAATGGCATCCAAATGGCGAGTGGTTTGTCACTGCGACCACAGCACCTCGTTTGCGCATTAGCAATGG CTTTAAGGTGTATCATTATTCGGGAGCCTTGCTGCATGAGACATTGTGGCCCCAGGGCCAGGAGTTGTTGGGCATCGAGTGGCAAGCGTTTGCGGATAATACATTTGCCGAGCCAAAGATTACCAAGGCCAAGCATGAGGGTATCAAGTCAAGTCAACCGGAGGCCAGCAAGAAGGCCTACACACCGCCACATTTGCGATTGCTTAAAGAGGGCAAGAATCCCGAAAAGTATTTGCCGCAATCGACATTGGTGCCGGGACtttcagcaacagcaggaggaGCAGCACCAG gTGCTGGTgcaaataagaataaaaagaagaacaataataatggcagTAACAGGCCGAAGGGCACCAATAGGCGTGAAGCTGGCGATGCCACACCGCCAGATGCAGCGGCTCCAAGCGAGAGCCTGGGACAGCAGCAGACTGCTAATCATTTTGGTGAATCGCCGCGTCGTCAGGCGCCCAACAGGCAACAACGCCAGCTGCCAAGACatctgcaacaacagcagcagcagcagcctcaacAGGATCAACATCCAGTTGAATTTGGCACACCGCGTCATCAGCATGCCAATGGAAATGTTGGTGGctataacagcagcaacacaaccGGCAACGGTGGCAACAATAATAGCGACAAGGATCGCAAGATTCGCAGTGTGGCCAAGAAATTGTCCGACATTAAGAAGCTCAAGTCACGTCAAAGTCAAGGCGAAACCCTGGAATTAAACCAGTtgaacaaaattgaaatggagGCTAGATATCTGGAGGAGCTTAAGGCGCTCAAATTGTCCGCCTAG
- the LOC132794350 gene encoding syntaxin-12-like isoform X2, whose protein sequence is MSQALINPRTRRDYGATSSVIPEANSATISSSNSEFDSLSEEICYNINVMHSSTKQLEKQLKLVSTAKNLLAFDKNILSINTIDTNERIQITSQNLQRLQTVAQKGDRQQKRQMDNIKLDFQTVLEKYSKQQKLISEAMRQSYQKAAEAEREAELSEKTYQLQEQRQEQAELERQHDLLVERGRRVEQLEADILDVNYIMKKLSGMVEEQREVVVFTFADSRNIKSKECTTNLGTCHKQ, encoded by the exons ATGTCGCAGGCATTGATCAATCCTAGAACACGGCGGGATTATGGCGCCACATCAAGTGTTATTCCCGAGGCGAATTCGGCGACCATTTCGAGTTCTAACTCTGAATTTGACTCACTCAGCGAAGAAATCTGTTACAATATAAACGTTATGCACAGCAGCACAAAGCAACtagaaaaacaattgaaattagtTAGCACCGCCAAAAATTTATTAGCGTTTGACAAAAATATACTCAGCATTAACACCATTGACACCAATGAACGCATCCAGATCACCAGTCAAAATCTGCAACGTCTGCAGACGGTGGCGCAAAAAGGCGATCGCCAGCAAAAACGTCAAATGGACAACATTAAGCTTGACTTTCAGACAGTTCTCGAGAAATATTCAAAGCAACAGAAACTTATCTCGGAGGCTATGCGACAGAGCTACCAAAAGGCTGCCGAGGCGGAACGTGAGGCAGAGTTGTCTGAGAAAACATATCAGTTGCAGGAACAGCGTCAGGAGCAGGCTGAACTCGAGAGGCAGCATGATTTGCTCGTGGAGCGTGGACGGCGAGTGGAGCAACTTGAGGCGGATATTCTGGATGTGAATTATATAATGAAAAAGTTAAGCGGTATGGTGGAGGAGCAGCGCGAGGTGGTGG tcTTTACATTCGCAGACAGTCGCAATATAAAATCCAAAGAGTGCACAACAAATTTGGGAACATGTCACAAGCAATGA
- the LOC132792026 gene encoding uncharacterized protein LOC132792026 isoform X1 — MEYRCLSRSSVKHLTALCVISIALTCANAALWPSFSSSDSSSIDGAPPSKCAGARGLKYLSGDALTDSPDCLGPNNAPYPSAAVARTFSNWNGNSRRGRQSKLPSTLDPAITTSALLRAYDEVNNEAIGSNRYGRSLKNSSPAQQCKSDTPARLCKTRYNTTAPMYGVSLTSGQPVTIVQKFPDLLQQVVFEVCESSECDVVRGECTQTYVPYLFLVIPLGPVTLTGQDYVLVESGCVCKPKYSTGAAQEPNMIP; from the exons ATGGAATACCGGTGCTTAAGTAGAAGTTCTGTCAAA CACCTAACTGCACTCTGCGTCATCAGCATTGCACTCACATGCGCCAATGCGGCGTTGTGGCCCAgcttcagcagcagcgacagcagcagcatcgatgGTGCGCCGCCTAGCAAATGCGCCGGTGCGCGTGGACTTAAATATTTGTCCGGTGATGCGTTGACAGATTCTCCAGACTGTTTGGGTCCCAACAATGCGCCATATCCCag TGCGGCTGTTGCGCGTACATTCTCCAATTGGAACGGAAATTCGCGACGTGGACGTCAAAGCAAATTGCCCAGCACATTGGATCCAGCAATAACCACGAGTGCATTGTTGAGGGCCTACGATGAGGTGAACAATGAGGCTATCGGAAGCAATCGTTATG GTCGTTCTCTGAAGAATTCTTCGCCTGCGCAACAGTGTAAGAGCGATACTCCGGCGAGACTTTGCAAAACACGTTACAATACCACTGCGCCTATGTACGGTGTTAGTTTAACCTCTGGTCAACCCGTGACCATTGTGCAAAAGTTCCCTGATCTGCTGCAACAGGTTGTCTTCGAGGTGTGCGA GTCCTCTGAATGTGATGTGGTACGTGGCGAGTGCACACAAACGTATGTGCCCTATCTCTTCCTAGTTATACCCCTGGGTCCAGTAACGCTAACAGGCCAGGATTATGTGCTCGTCGAAAGCGGTTGCGTCTGCAAGCCCAAGTACTCGACGGGAGCCGCTCAGGAGCCCAACATGATACCATAG
- the LOC132792026 gene encoding uncharacterized protein LOC132792026 isoform X2 has translation MVNVTCASQSKHLTALCVISIALTCANAALWPSFSSSDSSSIDGAPPSKCAGARGLKYLSGDALTDSPDCLGPNNAPYPSAAVARTFSNWNGNSRRGRQSKLPSTLDPAITTSALLRAYDEVNNEAIGSNRYGRSLKNSSPAQQCKSDTPARLCKTRYNTTAPMYGVSLTSGQPVTIVQKFPDLLQQVVFEVCESSECDVVRGECTQTYVPYLFLVIPLGPVTLTGQDYVLVESGCVCKPKYSTGAAQEPNMIP, from the exons ATGGTAAACGTTACCTGTGCAAGTCAGTCCAAG CACCTAACTGCACTCTGCGTCATCAGCATTGCACTCACATGCGCCAATGCGGCGTTGTGGCCCAgcttcagcagcagcgacagcagcagcatcgatgGTGCGCCGCCTAGCAAATGCGCCGGTGCGCGTGGACTTAAATATTTGTCCGGTGATGCGTTGACAGATTCTCCAGACTGTTTGGGTCCCAACAATGCGCCATATCCCag TGCGGCTGTTGCGCGTACATTCTCCAATTGGAACGGAAATTCGCGACGTGGACGTCAAAGCAAATTGCCCAGCACATTGGATCCAGCAATAACCACGAGTGCATTGTTGAGGGCCTACGATGAGGTGAACAATGAGGCTATCGGAAGCAATCGTTATG GTCGTTCTCTGAAGAATTCTTCGCCTGCGCAACAGTGTAAGAGCGATACTCCGGCGAGACTTTGCAAAACACGTTACAATACCACTGCGCCTATGTACGGTGTTAGTTTAACCTCTGGTCAACCCGTGACCATTGTGCAAAAGTTCCCTGATCTGCTGCAACAGGTTGTCTTCGAGGTGTGCGA GTCCTCTGAATGTGATGTGGTACGTGGCGAGTGCACACAAACGTATGTGCCCTATCTCTTCCTAGTTATACCCCTGGGTCCAGTAACGCTAACAGGCCAGGATTATGTGCTCGTCGAAAGCGGTTGCGTCTGCAAGCCCAAGTACTCGACGGGAGCCGCTCAGGAGCCCAACATGATACCATAG
- the LOC132794347 gene encoding syntaxin-12-like, whose product MSQALNNPTSSTHRDYGATSSATPDVSFAATSSGNSGFSPTEFVSLSEDIGNNITAVNSSTKQLEKQLKLIGTAKDLSSLRDKIHSINTKTNARVQTTSQDLQRLQAVVQHGDRQQKLQLEKLTQEFHTVVDKYSKQQKRISEATRQSYQVAADAEREAELTARTELLQQQRQDQAGLERQHDLLVERQRQVEQIEADILDVNVIMNKLSTMVVEQREVVDNIATNIENTAAMVEEGRSELQKAAASRNSHRRKILILLVIAVIIGLIVTGIIVGKLS is encoded by the exons atgtcGCAGGCATTGAACAATCCCACGAGCAGCACGCATCGTGATTATGGCGCCACATCAAGTGCCACGCCCGATGTGAGCTTTGCTGCCACCTCCAGCGGCAACTCCGGCTTCAGTCCCACGGAGTTCGTGTCGCTCAGCGAGGACATCGGCAACAACATCACCGCGGTGAACAGCAGTACCAAGCAGCTGGAGAAGCAGCTGAAATTGATTGGTACCGCCAAGGATTTGTCCTCGCTGCGCGATAAGATTCACAGTATCAATACGAAGACAAATGCACGGGTTCAGACCACCAGTCAGGATCTGCAGCGTCTGCAGGCGGTGGTGCAACATGGCGATCGTCAGCAGAAGCTGCAGCTGGAGAAGCTGACGCAGGAATTTCACACGGTTGTCGACAAATACTCGAAGCAACAGAAACGTATCTCGGAGGCAACGCGACAGAGCTATCAAGTGGCTGCCGATGCGGAGCGTGAGGCAGAATTGACGGCACGCACTGagttgttgcagcaacagcgtcAAGATCAGGCTGGACTCGAGAGGCAGCATGATTTGCTGGTGGAGCGTCAGCGGCAAGTGGAGCAAATTGAGGCGGATATTCTGGATGTGAATGTCATCATGAACAAGCTAAGCACTATGGTGGTGGAGCAGCGCGAGGTGGTGG ATAATATTGCAACCAATATTGAAAATACCGCTGCCATGGTGGAGGAAGGACGCAGTGAGCTTCAGAAGGCGGCTGCCAGTCGGAATAGCCATCGTCGTAAGATACTGATACTATTAGTGATTGCTGTGATAATAGGTTTAATTGTAACTGGCATTATAGTCGGCAAATTGAGTTAA
- the LOC132794349 gene encoding small ribosomal subunit protein eS4 gives MVTLNWHKWQRRKQLSTALTAHQLPFLFHVSYEMARGPKKHLKRLAAPKAWMLDKLGGVFAPRPSTGPHKLRESLPLLIFLRNRLKYALNGAEVTKIVMQRLIKVDGKVRTDPTYPAGFMDVITIEKTGEFFRLVYDVKGRFTIHRISAEEAKYKLCKVRKTQLGAKGVPFLVTHDGRTIRYPDPLVHANDTVQVDIASGKITDYIKFDSGNLCMITGGRNLGRVGTVVNRERHPGSFDIVHVKDSQGHIFATRLTNVFIIGKGNKPYISLPKGKGVKLSISEERDKRLAAKTH, from the exons ATGGTAACACTCAACTGGCATAAGTGGCAACGCCGTAAGCAGCTGTCAACTGCTTTGACAGCGCATCAACTTCCTTTCCTTTTTCACGTATCGTACGAGATG GCTCGTGGACCCAAGAAGCATTTGAAGCGTTTAGCCGCACCCAAGGCATGGATGTTGGACAAATTGGGAGGAGTTTTCGCTCCCCGTCCATCAACCGGTCCACACAAGCTGCGCGAGTCGCTGCCACTGTTGATCTTCTTGAGAAATCGTCTCAAGTACGCACTCAATGGCGCTGAGGTGACCAAGATCGTCATGCAGCGTCTCATCAAGGTTGACGGCAAGGTCCGCACGGATCCCACCTATCCCGCTGGATTCATGG ATGTCATCACCATTGAGAAGACCGGTGAGTTCTTCCGTCTCGTCTATGACGTTAAGGGACGTTTCACCATTCACCGCATTTCCGCCGAGGAAGCCAAG TACAAGTTGTGCAAGGTCCGCAAGACACAATTGGGTGCCAAGGGTGTTCCTTTCCTGGTGACACATGATGGCCGCACCATCCGTTATCCCGATCCTCTTGTGCACGCCAACGACACCGTGCAGGTTGATATTGCCAGCGGCAAGATCACCGATTACATCAAGTTCGATTCCG GCAACCTGTGCATGATCACCGGAGGCAGGAATTTGGGACGTGTGGGCACCGTTGTCAACCGTGAGCGTCACCCCGGTTCATTCGATATTGTGCACGTTAAGGATTCCCAGGGTCACATCTTCGCCACTCGTTTGACCAACGTGTTTATCATTGGCAAGGGTAACAAGCCCTACATCTCGTTGCCAAAGGGCAAGGGTGTCAAGCTGAGCATCTCGGAGGAGCGCGACAAGCGTTTGGCCGCCAAGACCCATTAA